The genomic interval AGTTCTGCCCATTGCAGAAAAATCTACGCCTGTATCATCTCCATTCAAATCTCCCGATAGAATTGTTGGATTGTCATTTATTTTACGTTCAGAAATTGTTGTTTCTGTTCCAGCAAAACCACCGTAAATTTTAAGATTATTTACACTTAAATTAAAAGCATCCGATCTTCCAGTACCTGGTTTATAAGTTCCTTTAGCAATCCAAATTTCTGAAGTATTATTTCCAATTTCATTAAAAACATCTTTTAAATCAGATTTTGCATTTGCCCAAGAATCTCCAGAATTATTTCCTCCAGACACATTTGCATTAACATAATATTTAGCTATTGAAGGCGTTGGTTGATATTTTTTTATAGAAACTTTACCTCCATCTAAAAAGAATAAGTAAAGGTGATTATCTGTAGAATTAAATTTTATTCCGCTAAAAAAATCAGCCGTATTAGTGGTTATATTTAAATCGGGTAATGTAGACCAGAAAGAAGAACTGTATTTCTGAAATTGTAACTTATCACTAGAATCAGAATACATTAAATATGCTCTGTTTTGAGTTTTGTCTTCTGCTAAACTTAAAATATCACTAGTATTATTAGTTGTATTAAGAGGTTGTGGAGTTGTTTGGTCTTTATATCCAAAAATTATTCTTTTAGCTCCAGCGTTTCCAACAGCTTCATTTTGCCCTGCCCAATAATTTCCTCCAGAAACTGAGGTCATTTTTATTAACCTTGCTGGATCTATGTTTTTATGATAATCATTATTACCAGTATTAAAAATGTGTTGATACACATCTGCACGTTGTACAACTGCAGTGTGATTTATCGTATTATTAACTACATATTTATTATATGCTGTTGGATAAGTTGCCATAGCTTTAATGCTATAAACTTGATCATAGCTCCAAGAAGAAGTTCCGCCTCCATTTACAACACCTACATCATAAAACCTTCTTAATAGATGATTAGCGGTGTTATTTGAGACATTTTGATGTCCAAAAACATAAATATTATTATTCGTATCGTATTGAATACTTAAAGGCGCAATTTCTCTAATGGCATCACTTCCGTTTAAACTTGTTTTAATAGCAACCCAATTTGTACCATCAAATTTATAAATATCAATTCTATTTGTTGTTTTATTTTTAAAAGCAACATTAGGTTCATTTGTAGATGGGTTAAAGGCAATGTTAATTAATACTGCTTCATTTGCTATAATAGCTCCTGTACCAACTGCCACCCAGTTTGTGCCATCAAACTTAACAACATAAGGTTTGTTGGCGTCTAAAACATTTGCGTAAATAACATAAGGATTTCCCGTTGTTGGATGAAAAGCCATTGCCGCATCCTTTGCAAAATTTGTAAACTTAGCACTTCCTACTTGTGTCCAATTCTGTCCAAAACTCAAACTTGAGATTAGAAAAAGTAAATAAAATAATTTTGATTTCATATTTTCTTGATTTTTTATGAAAACAAAATTGCCCCTAATATTTATTTAAATTAGAGGCAAATTTCTGAAATGTAGATATGAGTTTCTAAACTCCTTAGATGTTTTGTACAATGGTTAAAAATTCTTCTTTTTTATCTTTAGATATTGATACTACTTTATCATTTTCCATTAAAATGTACCCGCCATCTTTTTTAATATATTCTTTTATGTAAGATAAATTTATAAGATATGATCGATGAGGTTTATAAAATATATTTATATTTTGTAATAGATCTACAAAAAACTTTAAAGGTTTGCTGACTAAAATAGTACCATCATTTTTTGTAGATACTTTTGCATACATTCCATCTGCTTCTAAAGAAATTATATCATTAAAATTAACAAATTTTATTCCATCTGCATTTGGTAATCCTATTTTTTTGAAATTAGAATCTTGAAGACTTTCTTTTAGTTCTGTTAATCTTTTATTTATTTGCGAGTTTCCTAAAAAGGCCACTGCTTTATCAACAGCTTCTTTAACTTGATTTGGTCTTACGGGTTTTAATAAATAATCTATAGCAGATAGCTGAAAAGCTTTTATTGCATATTCACTATAAGCAGTTGTAAAAATAATTTCGAAATTATAAACTTCTTTTTCAATATAATTTAGGATTTCTAAACCAGAATGTTCTGGCATTTCTATATCTAAAAAAACAATACTTGGTGTTTCATTTTTAATTAAATCTACTCCATTAAGTAAATTTTCTGCTTCAAAAATTTCTGTAATCTTTGGGCAGTTTTCTTCAATTAAAATTCTTAGAACTTGCCTTGCTTTTTTCTCGTCATCTATAATTAATGCCTTCATGTATATTATTTTATAACAGGTATTTTTAAAATAACTTTTGTTCCTAAAGCTTTACTATCGTCTTTTAAATCTATGATTTCTACACCTATTTTTTTTTCTTTGCCAAAGTTTAATAAATCTAATCGTTGTGATGTAGCATTGGATGCAAAAGATTTATGATGTAATTCTTTTTTCGCATTTAATTCTTTTGATTTTTCCCTTCCAACACCATTATCTTCTATAATACACTCTATAATTTTATTAGACTCTTTACTTATAGATATACTTAACTTTCGTTCTTCTTTTATGTGTAACAAACCATGTTTTAATGCATTTTCTACATAAGGTTGAATTAGCATTGTTGGTATTTTTATTGTTTCAGAATTTGCATTATCATCAATTTTAAAAGAATATTGCAGTTGTTCTTCAAAACGTAGTTTTTCTAATTCTAAGTATAAATTAAGATTGTGTATTTCATCAGGAATAGAGATAAATCCTAAATCACTAAAATGAAGATAATTTCGAATTAAGTCTGCAAATTTCCCTAAATAATCGCTAGCTAAGTTTTTTTGATTTAGAACAATATAATCTTGAATAGAATTTAAAGCATTAAATATAAAATGTGGATTCATCTGAGCTTTTAGTGCTTTTAATTCTGAATCTTTATATTGTTTTTCTAGCGCTAATCTTTTTTGAATTTCTTTTAGTTCTAAAGCTATTAACTCTGTTTTTTTCTTAGCTTTTAAGCGACCAAAATAAAATAATGAAGCAATTAATAGTAAACAAGCAATTACAATGGAACCTATAAATAAGTTTCTGTTTTTTTTGCTTTCTAATTCTGCTATTTCTTTTTGGTTTTTAATTTTTTCAGTTTCAAACTTTGTTTGAGAATCCGCTAAGAATTTTCTTTTTTCTATATTAAAAATAGAATCTTTAATTGAAATGAATTTCTTGTTAGATTTTAAAGCATTTCCTTGTTGATTTAAGATAGAATAAGCAACAAATAAATGTTGATTAATCCTCATTTGATAAGATAAGTTCTCTATTTCTTTGAATTTTACTAGCCCTTTTGTGTAAAATGGAATAGATGCTTTATGATTTCCTTCTATAGAATATAATGTCCCTAAAGTATAATTTGCATAGGCAATATTATTTATTTGCTTTTTGTTTTTAAATGTATTATTTGCCTTGTCAGCATAAGTTCTTGATACTTTTAAATTTTCTATTTTTTTTTCTCTTAAATATAATATTTTATAAAATCGACTATATTTAATTTGTGTCATTGCAATACCACTTTCACAATCTTTCTTTTTAAAAATAGTATTGGCTTTATTTAAGTGAATTAATGCGTTATTAAACTTATTGCCTTTAATATTCATGTAAATATTTGCTGCATTAAGATGTATCCTAGCAAGTTGTATTGAATTTGGTTCTTTCTCTAATTCAGAGATTAGATTTAAACAAATCTCAATACCTTTTTCAAAATTATCATTTTCTCTTTCTATCTTAGCAATGTTATTTTTTACTTCAATTAATGCTTCAGTGTCCTTAGTAATATCTAATAACTTTATTGCTTTTAAGCAATAATTCATAGACGCTGAAAAATCTCCTTTTGTATAATAATAACTTGAGTAGGCTACAAAAGCTCTTGCAATTCCTTCTATGAAATTATTTTTTTCAGAAAAAATTAAAACATTTTCTATATTGGATAAACTTTCGTTGTAGTTTTTATTGTTATAATATAGACCTAAATCTAAAATTCCTAGTGCATTATTTTTATTAATTTCTTGATTGTTAAACTTTTTAAGATCAAAATTATCACTACAGATATTCTGAGAAAAACTAATAAGTATATTTAATAAAAAAAGAATGGAGGTTAGTTTAAATTTCATAAAAGCTTAATAGTGCAAGTGTGAAAATAGATGAAAATGAATTAATAATAATATAAAATTTCTGAAATGTTAAAACAAACTTCTAAAGTGTAATGTTTAACTTTTAAGAGAATTTGATTAATTTACCTGTTCACCATTTACAAAAGTTTTTAATGCTTTAGTTTCAGGAATCTCTTTTCCTTTAACTTTCATGATATTCTGATTTAAAATCACGAAATCTGCAGATTTTCCAACTTCAATAGATCCTTTTTTATTTTCTTCAAAGTTTGAAAAAGCAGCCCAAATGGTCATTCCTTTTAAAGTTTCTTCTCTCGATAATGCATTTTCCATTTGATACCCACCTTCTGGGTAATTGTTGAGGTCTTTTCTAACTGTAGCTGCATAAAATGTTAAATAAGGATTTACTTTTTCAACAGGATAATCTGTTCCTAAAGCTACTTTTCCGTAAATGTTTAGTAATTTTTTATAGGCATATCCACCTTTAATTCTTTTTTCGCCAACTCTATCTCCAGCCCAATACATATCTGATGTTGCATGTGTTGGTTGAATGGAAGGAATGATGTTTTTAAAACCATCGAAATCATTCTCATCAACAATTTGAGCATGCTCTATCCTCCAACGTCTATCTTTTTTATTTTTTAATACTTTCTGATAGGTTTTTAATAGTAAATAATTTGTCGAATCTCCAATAGCATGCGTATTCATTTGATAATCAGAATTCGCAATTTGTTCTGCAATTTCTTGATATCTTTCTGGTGAATATATTAAGGCTCCAAAATGATTTTCTCTATCGGAGTATGATTTTTTTAATGCAGCTCCTCTAGAGCCTAAAGCGCCATCACCATATACTTTAAAAGAACGCACGTTTAATCTATCCGTTTTTATAATTCCTTTTTTAGTGTAATAATCTAAGTTAGGTTGTGTTGCTGAAACCATGGCATAGATTTTAATTTTTAAATCTCCAGTTTGATGTAAACTATCAATTAATTCAATAATTGGTTTGTCTAAACCAGCATCATCTACGGTTGTTAATCCGTAAGAGAAATTAATTTTCTCTGCTGTTTTTAATGCTTGAATTTGTTCTTTTCTAGTTGGAGTAGGGGGTTTGATATAATCCATGGCATTATCTATTAAAACACCAGTAAGTTCTCCGTTTTCTTGAATAAATTCTCCACCTTCAATTTTTATTGCTTTTGTAATCCCAGCAAAATCTAACGCAGCTTGATTAACTAACAATGCATGTCCATCAATTCTTGTTATTGCCACTGGAATAGTAGGGAATAGTTTATCTAATTTTCCCTTGGTCGGAAACTTTTTAACTTCCCAATCATTTTGATCCCAACCTCGTCCTGTGATAAAAGAAACATTTTTTTCTTTTTGAAAAGTAACTAGTTTTTCTAAGACTTCATCGTAGCTCTTAGTATCAGAAACATCAACTTTTTGTTGTTGTAATCCTAAGCGATAAAAATGACAATGTGCATCAATTAAACCTGGAACAATAGTTTGGCTTTTAGCATCAATAATGTTTTTTGAAGCATATTTTTCTTGAATCTCCTCGTTAGAGCCTACTGCAATAAATTTACCGTCTTTAATCGCAAAAGCTTCAACATTTTCAAAATTGTCATTAACCGTATAGGTGTTAGAATTTATGACAATGCTATCTGCTTGTTTTTTACTGCAAGAAGTAAAAAGGATACTAAAACAAAAAAGAGAAATTAATCTTTTCATAAATTATGGTTTAAGAGTCTCGTTTGTGTACAAATATTTATCCATTAAATAGACAATACTTACCATGGAAGCACTCCCAAGTTCAAGCTCACGTTTATTTACTTTATCGAATGTATCACTTGCTGCATGATGATAATCAAAATAACGTTGACTATCTGGACGATAACCTACCAATGTAATTTCATCATTTTTCAAAGGACTTATATCAGCGCCACTTCCGCCTTTTGTAATATCATGTAAACCATATGGAGCTAATAGTTTTTTCCAACTTTGTAATAAGTGAATGTTTTTATCATTTGCATCAATAGAAAAACCTCTTGGTGTATGTCCGCCAGCATCAGATTCTAAAGCACCAATATGAATTTCTCCATTTACTTTAGCTAAACGCGCATATTCTTTGGCACCACGTAACCCATTTTCTTCATTCATAAAAAAGACAATTCTAATTGTGTTTTTTGGCTTGATATTATTCTTTTTTAATAAGTACGCAACTTCTAAGGATTGTACAATACCTGTTCCATCATCATGAGCGCCATCACCTAAATCCCAAGAATCTAAATGTCCGCCAATCACCATAATTTTATCTGGATTTTCACTTCCTTTAATTTCGCCAACTACATTATGAGAAGGTGCATCTGGTAATGTTTTACAACTTTGTTTTAAATAAAATTTTAACCTTGGATTTTCTTTTAAATGTTTGCTTAAATTTTCTGCAGCTCTAGAGCTAATTGCTGCTGAAGGAATATATTCTGATGTTGGAATATCTCCATACCCCATAGAACCTGTATGTGGATAATCATCAATGCCGTTTGTCATTGATCTAACAATAATTGCTTTCGCTCCAAATTTACCAACGGTTGACGCACCAGCAAATCGTTGCCCAACACAACCACCATACGCTTTAAAAGTGTTTATTAAGGTGTTGTCAAATCGACCATTAAAAAAGACAATTTTTCCGTTGGCTTTTTCACCTAATAGTTCGGCTTCTTCGATGCTTTTTACTTCAATAACTTCTGCTGTAATTCCGTTTGAAGGTGTTGCAATAGATCCACCTAAAGCACAAACAGGTACATGTATCTTTTTGCCTTTAAAAGAATAATTAGCAACTTCTTTTTCGCCACGTACCCAATGCGGAACCATAACGGGTTGTAACCAAACTGAGTCTAAACCAATCTCATTCATTAGTTTTTCTCCCCATACAACAGCTTTTGCAGCACCTTCAGAACCAGATAATCTACTTCCAACATTTGTTGTTAGGTCTTCTAACCAATCGTAGGCTTTACCTTCTTTTAAAGCCGTATTGAAAAAGTGTTTAATGTTTGTTGAGTCTTTTTTCTCTTGTTTAGAAAAGTCTGCAGAATTTAGAGCAGTATCTTTTTGTGTTTGCTTGCAAGAAAAAATTACAAGACTTGCTATAATAAGTAGCGATAGTTTTTTCATTTTGTAGGATTATTTGAATGAGATAAATCTACAAAAATCAAATGAGAAATTTGAAAAAGTAATTTTAGATTATAAAATACTTAAAAACGCTAGCTTTAAAAATCAAACTTATAGGCAACCCCTCCTAAAATTTGAAAACCTTGATTATTAAAGTTCGAGAAACGTTGATATTTATTATCAGAAATGTTATTCATTTTTATAAAAGCAGAAAGTTTATCACTAAAATGATAGCCTCCATTTAAGTTAACATCTACATAAGAAGTTAGCTTTTTTGTGGTAAATGAATTGTTGTTTGCTCCGTTATAATTAATCACACTTCTATCTCCAACGATAAAAGCATCTAGTCCGAAATACCATTTGTAGTTTTTATATCTGGTAAAAAAAGTTCCTTCAAACTCTGGTAAATTCCATGCGGTTGAATTATTGCTTACAGTATATGAATTTACTTTTCCATTAAAACCAACAGTAATTTTCTTGCTTAAGTCGATTTCTATTTCACCAAAAAAACTGAGTGTAATAACATCGTCATACAATACTTTATAAGAGTTTCCGAATTCGTACCCTAAAAGCGACGTAGCATTAAAATTTGTATTTGTCCCATCAGATTTTGAGTTATTTCTTAAAAATAACGCTTTGTCTTGTTCGTTTTTGTAGCTGGCTTTAAAATCAAAACTAGTATGCGTGGAAAGTTTTCCTGCAAATCCACCATTAAAACTATATTTTTCATTGGTTTGTGTGATGAAAAGTGTTGGTGAAACATACGGATTGTCTGCCACTAAATCTTGATATGTATTGGTATGTAAATCGCCATTTGCAGCCACATACACATTTAAGTAATCCTTTACTAATGGATACGAAACATGCACGTCTGGATAGATTAAAAAGTTAGTAGAACTATTTTCTGTATCTAAAGAAAGATAGGTTTTTAGCCCAGCTTTTATAGAAAAATCATTCCAATCTAATAAATAATACGGATTTATACCAGCTGTGAAAATAGTGTATTTGATTTGAGTATTACTGGTATATTCTTTTACAAAATCCCCTTTTAGAAACTCAAGTTTTGTGTTTACATGTATATCATCTAAAAATCGGTTAATTCTTCCTAAAGGAAATTTAAAATTAGGTTTTAACTGAATTAAAAATTCAGAAGAATCATATAAATCTCTAAAAATTCCTAAACTAATTGATGAAGATTGAATATACGAATCGTGTAAAAGAAATTCTGTTGTTACGTTAAACGAATTATAACTTTGCTCTTCGGCAATAGCATTTATGGTTGGTTGTGTAAAAGTATAATTTGGTAAACCATACCAATTGTATTTTTTCTGTTCTGAGTTTAACTGAATTTTAATATCAAAATAACGTTCTTCCTTAAGAAAAAAGAATCCAGCTTCAAAATTTGAAAAACCACTTTGTAAAGGTGTACTTTCAATAGGATTTTCAGAAGAGATATATTTAGCAAACAAGCCAATATCAAAATCGAATTTAGAATTATAATGTAAAAATAGTTCTCCAAAAGGAGTTGTGTTACTTCCAAATCCGCCTGCTAAATAATTTCTGTATAAACGTTCTTTTTTTCCTAAATCGATTCCTTTTAAAACGCCACTTTTAGGAATAAATGTAGAGGCAACCGGCGCAGAAAAAATAGTGTATTCTAAGGCTCTCTTTTTACTGTCTTTATCTAATTTAATGGTAGGCGTTTTTTTTATCTTAAAAGCATCTGATATTTTAGGAGTATACGAAGTAATCACATTAATTACTTCTGTTTTTATAGTGTCTTTAGCCTTTTTTGGAGGTGATTTTTTTTGTGCGTTTACCAAACAAACACCAAAAATAACTAGGTATGTAAAAAGAATTTTTTTCATCAATGTTAATTTTGTGGTGTTACCGAATTATTGGTTTTGGCTTCTTGAGTTTTTATTTTCTTCAACTCGTTATTTGCGTCTAATAAAACATCATCAAATCCTTGCGTATTTTTAATTACGTTTTCTAAAATATACGTTGCTTGATAGGCATCTTTTAGTTTGTAATAATTTTTTGCCATAATAATTAAGCCTTTTAATCCCCAATACTTATAAGAAGAATAATCAGCAGCTATCGTTTGTACAACTTTATTAGAGTCTAGATATTCTTTATTTTGATGTTTAAAAAAGGCATTAAAATACAGGGCTTCCGCTTTTAATTCTCCAGTAGCGTTTCTTTCTATTTCACCATAGTATTCTTCGGCGGTTTGTAAATCTTCAGTTTTAAATGCAGCTCTGGCAATAATAATCTTAGCATCATATTCTAAATTGCTTTCAATTTTATCTTTTACCAATACTTTTTCTGCGTATTCAACTGCTTTTTTAAATTGATTAGATTCGTAATACCCTTTCATTAAATTACTTTCTGCAAACAGAATATTTTGTGGCGAATTTGCTTCAACTTCTAATCGTTCTAACAAAGGAATTGCTTTTTTCCAATCCGCAGCTTCTAGATGAATTTGCGCTAATTTATTTAAAGCTTCTTCTGTAAATTCATTCTGATGTTGAACAATTACATAGCTATAATTCGGAATCGCCTTTTCTTGAAGATTAATTTTATTTAGTAATTCGGCTAAGTAAAAGTTTGTCTTAAGTGCGTGTAAACCATCTGGATAGGATTGTAGATATTTGCTAAAACCTTCAATGGCTTTTTGAGTATTATTCTCCAAAAATTTATTTTCCGCTGCTTGATACGTGATATTATCTAAATCATCATCAGAGACATTTGCAAATTTAATTCCACGAACCCAATTTGCATATTCATCAATATTTCCTGTATCTATATATACATTTTTAGCATTGGTAACCGCTTGCTTTGCTTCTGTAGAATTTGGATACTTTTTTACAGTTTCTTTAAATCGTTCTATCGCTTTACTATTGTTGTTTTCATTATAATATAGTAGCCCCTCTCGTAATAAAATACTTGGATTGTAAGCGCTTTTAGGGTGTTTTTCTAAAACACGTTGATACGCCTTATGTGCTTGTTCATTTTCTTTAATACTAGCATACGTATTTCCTATTTGATACAAGGCATCATCTTTTAAATCTGAAGTTTCAAATTGATTCACTACTGATTTTAACGCGTCAATTTTTTTATCATTTTCACCTAAAAAACCATAACTAATTCCAGTTTGATAAAACGCATAATCTGCACCTGTTCCAATTTCATCAGTAATGTTTTTGTACGCTTTTATAGCATCTCTATATTCTTTTGATGCAAAATAAGAATCGCCTACACGTAATCTAACATCATCTTTTAAAGAATAATCAATTTCTTCTTTACTCAAAAAGTTTTGAAACCATTCAATAGCCTTATCATACTGTTTTAGTTTAAAATAACTATACCCAATATTATAATCGATTTCAGAAAACTCAATGCTATTATTTTTAATTAAAAACTTTTTTAAGATGATAAATTGTGCTGTAGATTCTTTATAATTTTCTAATCTGTAATTAGTTTCTGCTTCCCAAAATTGTGCTTTTTGATAAATAGGTGGTTTTTCTGATTTTTTACTTTTCACAAATAAAGGAAGTGCTTCTTTTAGTTTATTTTCATTAAATAATTGAATTCCTCTGTATAAAGAAACTTCGTTGGTTAATTTTGAATTTTCTTTAGTTTTTTTCTTTGCCAGATAATTTAAAGCACCTTGATAATCTTGTTGATGTAAATAGGAGGTAACCACCAAACCATTAATTTCATTGTAGCTTTTAGACTTAGGATATTGAATTAAATATTCTTGTAAAATTTCTGCAACACTTTTATATGGGTTACCTTCTTCATAACTCAACTTAGCATAATTTAAAGCAGCATCTTCTTTTATTTGTTGATCAAAAGCAAGTTCACTAGCACTTTTAAAAGCATTTAAGGCTTCTGGTTTTCTGTCTAAGTTCAGATAACATTCACCTAAATGATAGTATGCGTTTTGAGAAACACCATCTTTTTCATCAATAATTTTATTGAAATAACTAATGGCAGTTTCAAAATTATCTTGCTTATAATAGGCGTATCCTAAAATATAATAATCAGTATTATTCCATTTACCTCTTTTTCCTTTATAGGTTTTTAAATACGGAATTGCTTCTTTATATTTTTTAAGATTAAAATAACTTTCTCCTACAATTTTAGAAATTTCTGATTTTTCTTTTTTACTTGCTTTTGGTAATAATTTCTCGCCAACATCAATACAACGTTCAAATCTACCTGCTTTAAAACTAATGTCTAATAGGTAATAACTTACTTCACTTTTATAAGATTCGTTATTTGCAATTTCTGTTAATGTCGTTTCTGCAACATCGTAATCTTCTTGTTTGTAAGCAATATATCCATAATAATATCGTGAGTCGTTTCCGTATCGAGCATCATTAATTAAAGGCAAAAATTTATTTCTAGCCAATGATAAATTTCTATTGACCAATAATGCATATCCCATTTTAAAGTTCAACTCTTTTTTGTTTTCATCAGATAAAAAACGATCGTTAACTTTTGTATACCATTTTAGGGCATGGGATGCTCTTTTATTAGAAAAATAATAATTACCAACATTTAAAAAAGCTTTGTCTTTTTTGTTGCTTGTTGGATGATTTTCTACAAAATCTTTAACTTTTTTATCGGCATCAGTTTGATTTAATTTGATAGCGCACATGGCATCATAATAAAATGCATCTGCTTTAATATTACTTGTGCTTTCGCTCTTTTTGGTGACTTTAATAAAATTCTGTTGTGCAGCAGCATATGCTTTGTTGTTGTACAATTTTACTGCGTGATTAAAATCTGCTAATAGGTTTACATCAATTTCAGATTGCTGAGAAGAAACAGAGAATGTTAGTAGAATACTTAAAAAAAAGAAAATTATTTTTTTTGAGGGTTTCATCAAAGAATTTTATTGTTTAAAAAGAATAACGTTCGTTTTTTTGTTTTGTTGGATAGTATTTCTAAAAAAGTTTTTAAAAATATGATTCAAATGTAAGAATTGTTGCTAATTTTAATCGTAAAATGATTATAAATTTATAGGTTTGTAGAAATCAATATTTTATGGAAGATTCGGTTTTACATTTAGATAATGCAGATATTTATCAAAGAGATAATTTAGTATTGTCTAAAGTAAATTTGACTATAAATAAAGGTGATTTTTACTATTTAATTGGTAAAACAGGAAGTGGAAAAAGTAGTTTGATGAAAACACTTTATGGAGATTTACACTTACAGCGCGGATTAGGAAATATTGTTGGTTTTGATTTGAAAAAATTAAAGGAAAAAGAGATTCCGTTTTTAAGAAGAAAAATAGGAATTGTTTTTCAGGATTTTAAATTACTGAGTGATAGAAATGTTTTTGATAATCTTGAGTTTGTTTTAAAAGCAACGGGTTGGAAAGATAAATCAGAAAGAAAAGATAAAATTCATGAAGTGTTAGATAAGGTTGGTATGAAAGAACAATACTACAAAAAAACCTTTGAGCTTTCTGGTGGAGAACAACAACGTGTTGCAATAGCAAGAGCACTTTTAAATGATCCAGAATTAATTCTAGCCGATGAACCTACTGGGAATCTAGATCCAAAAACTTCGTTAGAAGTGATGGAATTACTGAATGAAATAAATAAAAGTGGTAAAACCATTTTTATGGCCACGCACGATTATCAGCTTATCGTAAAATTTAAGCAAAGAACCGTGAAATGTGAAGGTGGAAAACTGTTTGAAGTAGAACAGAAAGCTACGGTTTAAAAATTTCTTTAATCATTTTTTTAGCCGATTCCTCAGGACTAAAGTGAATTAATTTATCTTGACGGTCTTTTATGTCTTCAATTTCAAAATCTTGAGAAAATAACTCTTCTGTAGCCCTTAATATTTCTTTTTTTGAATTAGCCACAACACATAAGTTTTCTAAACCAGTATCATCAATCATTTTACTATTAGCAATAATATGTTTTCCTTGATATAATGTGTTTAGTAGCTTTAACTTTATTCCGGTTTTCTGAAAAGTAAAAAGTGTATTTATATGCGCTTCTTTTAAAAGTTTTTCTAAAGAATCTTGATCAGGAATATCCTTAAAAACAATAGCATCATGTTTTTTTATTTCGGACTCAATTTTCTTATTGATTTTACTACTTGCAATAATAAATTTATATCCTGAATCTTTATAAACTTTAATCAGAAATAATGCTGCTTTAATATTATCAGAAACTCTTAG from Lutibacter sp. Hel_I_33_5 carries:
- a CDS encoding tetratricopeptide repeat protein yields the protein MKPSKKIIFFFLSILLTFSVSSQQSEIDVNLLADFNHAVKLYNNKAYAAAQQNFIKVTKKSESTSNIKADAFYYDAMCAIKLNQTDADKKVKDFVENHPTSNKKDKAFLNVGNYYFSNKRASHALKWYTKVNDRFLSDENKKELNFKMGYALLVNRNLSLARNKFLPLINDARYGNDSRYYYGYIAYKQEDYDVAETTLTEIANNESYKSEVSYYLLDISFKAGRFERCIDVGEKLLPKASKKEKSEISKIVGESYFNLKKYKEAIPYLKTYKGKRGKWNNTDYYILGYAYYKQDNFETAISYFNKIIDEKDGVSQNAYYHLGECYLNLDRKPEALNAFKSASELAFDQQIKEDAALNYAKLSYEEGNPYKSVAEILQEYLIQYPKSKSYNEINGLVVTSYLHQQDYQGALNYLAKKKTKENSKLTNEVSLYRGIQLFNENKLKEALPLFVKSKKSEKPPIYQKAQFWEAETNYRLENYKESTAQFIILKKFLIKNNSIEFSEIDYNIGYSYFKLKQYDKAIEWFQNFLSKEEIDYSLKDDVRLRVGDSYFASKEYRDAIKAYKNITDEIGTGADYAFYQTGISYGFLGENDKKIDALKSVVNQFETSDLKDDALYQIGNTYASIKENEQAHKAYQRVLEKHPKSAYNPSILLREGLLYYNENNNSKAIERFKETVKKYPNSTEAKQAVTNAKNVYIDTGNIDEYANWVRGIKFANVSDDDLDNITYQAAENKFLENNTQKAIEGFSKYLQSYPDGLHALKTNFYLAELLNKINLQEKAIPNYSYVIVQHQNEFTEEALNKLAQIHLEAADWKKAIPLLERLEVEANSPQNILFAESNLMKGYYESNQFKKAVEYAEKVLVKDKIESNLEYDAKIIIARAAFKTEDLQTAEEYYGEIERNATGELKAEALYFNAFFKHQNKEYLDSNKVVQTIAADYSSYKYWGLKGLIIMAKNYYKLKDAYQATYILENVIKNTQGFDDVLLDANNELKKIKTQEAKTNNSVTPQN
- a CDS encoding TonB-dependent receptor, translated to MKKILFTYLVIFGVCLVNAQKKSPPKKAKDTIKTEVINVITSYTPKISDAFKIKKTPTIKLDKDSKKRALEYTIFSAPVASTFIPKSGVLKGIDLGKKERLYRNYLAGGFGSNTTPFGELFLHYNSKFDFDIGLFAKYISSENPIESTPLQSGFSNFEAGFFFLKEERYFDIKIQLNSEQKKYNWYGLPNYTFTQPTINAIAEEQSYNSFNVTTEFLLHDSYIQSSSISLGIFRDLYDSSEFLIQLKPNFKFPLGRINRFLDDIHVNTKLEFLKGDFVKEYTSNTQIKYTIFTAGINPYYLLDWNDFSIKAGLKTYLSLDTENSSTNFLIYPDVHVSYPLVKDYLNVYVAANGDLHTNTYQDLVADNPYVSPTLFITQTNEKYSFNGGFAGKLSTHTSFDFKASYKNEQDKALFLRNNSKSDGTNTNFNATSLLGYEFGNSYKVLYDDVITLSFFGEIEIDLSKKITVGFNGKVNSYTVSNNSTAWNLPEFEGTFFTRYKNYKWYFGLDAFIVGDRSVINYNGANNNSFTTKKLTSYVDVNLNGGYHFSDKLSAFIKMNNISDNKYQRFSNFNNQGFQILGGVAYKFDF
- a CDS encoding cell division ATP-binding protein FtsE; amino-acid sequence: MEDSVLHLDNADIYQRDNLVLSKVNLTINKGDFYYLIGKTGSGKSSLMKTLYGDLHLQRGLGNIVGFDLKKLKEKEIPFLRRKIGIVFQDFKLLSDRNVFDNLEFVLKATGWKDKSERKDKIHEVLDKVGMKEQYYKKTFELSGGEQQRVAIARALLNDPELILADEPTGNLDPKTSLEVMELLNEINKSGKTIFMATHDYQLIVKFKQRTVKCEGGKLFEVEQKATV